A single window of Nicotiana sylvestris chromosome 3, ASM39365v2, whole genome shotgun sequence DNA harbors:
- the LOC138888145 gene encoding uncharacterized protein: protein MEEEAENFVANCDKCQRYGNNMHRPAELLHPVIAPWPFMKWGMDIMGPLPQAKGKVKFLLVLTDYFTKWVETGAFKQVGNGQAESTNKVIINNLKKRLEESKGNWPELLPSVLWAYRTTAKTSTGETPFSLVYGAEALIPMEIGEPSTRYTQPTEESNEEEMRLNLDLIEGKR from the exons atggaagaagaagcagaaaatttcGTGGCTAATTGTGATAAGTGCCAAAGATACggtaataatatgcatagacctgcagagttgctacatccggtcattgcaccgtggccttttatgaaatgggggatggacattatGGGTCctctaccacaagcaaaaggcaAGGTCAAATTTCTGCtagtactcactgattattttactaaatgggtagaaacAGGTgcttttaaacag gtgggtaatggacaagctgaatcgACGAATAAAGTCATTATAAACAATTTGAAGAAACGGTTGGAagaatccaaaggtaattggccagaattGCTACCtagtgttttatgggcataccgcacaacaGCAAAAACAAGCACGGGTGAAACACCGTTTTCACTGGTGTACGGAGCTGAAGCATTGATCCCAATGGAGATAGGGGAACCTAGCACAAGATATACACAACCAACTGAAGAATCCAATGAAGAAGAAATGCGACTAAACCTTGATCTAATTGAAGGAAAAAGGtaa